TGGGGCTTTTGTGTAGTGGCACCGCTGTCTAGGTAGACCCAGCCAGGCTGCGCGGAGGCGTAGTGCTGTATGAGTGGGAAATCTAGACGATATGAGGAGAGGTCTGTAGAAGACATAAGGATAAAGGGGAAATGTTCGACTAAAGCAACAGCCCGTCAATCAGATAGGCTGCTATATGTACGACGGCTAGCAAGACGACACCCATAGAGGTGCGCCTGAGCACAGCGTTGAGCTGGCTGCCGGTCACATGGATCATCTGACGGTATACGGATAGCGCGTAGAGGAGGTAGGGGAGCAGTAGGACGATGCCCCAGATGTTCCCCTTGAAGGCGACGATGGAGAGGAGCCATGCGAGGAGGATGTTGGCCAAGTAAAACTTTGGGGCGAACTCTTGACCCAGACGCACGATGCTCGTTCGCTTATTGTTCTTGCGATCCTCCTCGTAGTCTCGGTAATTGTTGACCACAAGGATATTGACTGCCACGGCACCCATAGCTGTTGCCACGAGGAAGCTCTGTGTCGTGACCGCTCCCGTCAGGAGGTAGTAAGTGGTCATCACGGCGACCCAGCCGTAGAAGGTCATCACCGCCACATCGCCTAGCCCTAGGTAAGCAAGCGGAAAGGGGCCACCTGTGTACATCCAGGCGAAGAGTATGATGAGCCCCCCAAGGAGGAGGAGCCACGGGTTGGTCTGCAGGCAAAGGGTCACCCCCGCTACGGCTGCAATGAGACCCCAAAAGAGTGCCACCCCGATGATGTCACGCTCTCGCAATTGACCCGAGGCGAGTGGGCGACTAAAGCCCACGCGTCCCGCTCCGTCAGCACCACGCTTGAAGTCGTAGTAGTCGTTGCAGCAGTTGGAGAAGGATTGCGCTGACAGTCCCACAACTAGGCAGAGCGTCGCTATGAGCCAGTTAGAGCCACCCTGTAGCCAAGCCAAAGCGATGGCTGCTGCTATCGGTGCTAGCGATGCTGGCCAACTGTATGGTCGTGAGACCGATATGAATTGCTTGAGGGTCATAATGTAGCGTGCCTGTCTCGAGCCTACACCTTATTATTATAGCACCTCTGGACCTGGTGTACGCAGATGTGCGAAGAGGTGATCCGAGAGATAGATCATCGCACGCTTTTTCTCTTCCGTAGCGATGACTAGGTCAATGCTGTTACCACTAGTTCCGTAGCAGATGAGCCGCACGGCTACATCGTCTACCGCCTCGAGGATACGCGCCTCAAAGCCTATGCGATGCCACCCCATATCGCCTACGATCGCGAGGATCGATAGGTCGCTTTGCACAGAGCCCTCAGCCCAGGGCGTCATCTCCTCGATCAGCGTGGAGATCGCCTCCGAGTCTTCCTCTGCGACGATGACGTAACCATCGCCCGAAGCCATCAAGATGTCTGGCTCTATGTGTAGGCGGTGCATAGCCTCCGTCAGCGTCACGAGGAACTGCCCCGTAGAGACGTCGCTATTGCTCAGATGCTTCAGCAGGAGCGTTACAACACACATCCCGTCCTTAGCCGAGATCGCCTTGATCATATCTCTGTTTGTCACATGAGATATGAGCGTGCCAGGAGCCGACGGGTCGAGCGTGTTGAGCAGTCGCACAGGGATGCCCGCACGTCGTGCCGGCTCGATGCAGGCGGGGTGCAGGATCTTAGCTCCGCAGCGTGCTAGCTCAGCTGCTTCGCCAAAGCTCAGACGACGCACAGGCGACGTCATATTGACTACTCGCGGATCATTGTTGTGCAGCCCATCAATGTCGGTCCATATCTGTATCTCCTCAGCTTGTACCGCCTCGCCAATGAGCGTAGCACTGTAGTCGCTACCGCCACGACGCAGGTTGTCCACCTCGCCGAAAGCGTTGCGACAGATGTACCCCTCCGTGAGGAAGAGTGCCTCCGCATCGCGTACCTCCTCGACCATCGGGCGCAACCGCTGAGCAATGTACTCGATGTCCGGTCGCCCCTCGTGGGTGATGCGCATGAAGTCTAGAGCCAGTAGCTTGTGCGGTGTGATCCCCTCGTAGAGCTGTAGCGTGAGTGCCATCAGGGCGGTACACATCATCTCGCCACAAGCGAGGATCTGCTTCTCATCGTTGTGGGTAAAAGCCTCGTTGAGCGTCTGAAGTAGGAGACTGTCCAAGATCGGAGTCAAAGCCTCCTCTGCCAACTGCTGGTGTAGCTCATGCCCCGCGAATAGCTCTGGTACTACATTGTCTATGTAGCGACTACGGAGCATCTCCACATGACGAGTCGCACGATCACGCTCGCCAGAGGTGATCAGCTCCGTCAGCGTCACGAGGTCGTTCGTCGTGCCAGCCATAGCCGAGAGCACCAGCGTCTTGCGCCCTGGTATACTCGCCACTAGATGCGCTACCGAGCGTATGCGATCGGGTGAACCGACAGAGGTGCCGCCAAACTTCAGTACGATCATAGTGCTACTTCAATAGGGTCTGTAGAAGGCTCCTCGATCTCCTCTAGGGTAGGGGGTAGGTCAATACGCTCCAGCGTACGACTCTCCAGATCGATATGGTATCTTGTGGCGGGTAGCTCCTGTATGAGCGTCTCATTGTGCGTGCTCATCAGCACCGCCACACCCTCCTTAGCCAGTGATTGGATCAGCTGACCGATCAGTAGTGACGTCTCACTATCTAGTCCCGTCGTAGGCTCATCGAGTAGGATCAGTCGTGGACGTACGACCAGGGCTCGCGCTATGCAGATACGCTCAGCCTCGCCACCGCTCAACTCGTGTGGGTACTTGTAGTGCTTGCCCTCCATACCGACCTGTGCTAGTGCCTCCTCGATACGCGTAGCACGCTGCTCCCGCTTTTTCACCCCCACGGCACGAAGGACGAAGTCTAGGTTGCCCTGCACCGTATAGTTATATAGGAGCTGCGCCTGTGACTGGAAGACGATCCCCAGCGAGCGTCTCAAGGCTTGTCGCTGGCGTACAGACATGCGGTGCAGGTTGTAGTCGAGCACCTTAGCGACGCCACCCTTAGGGGCCAGCTCGCCATAGAGTATCTCTAGGAGCGAACTCTTGCCACTCCCCACGGGACCCGTAAGGTAGGCAAAGTCCCCCGCTTCGAGCGATAGTGTGACGTCTCGCAGTAGCTCATGCTCATTGCGTGATACCGTGACGCCCTGTAGGTCAATGATCGTACTCATAGTGGCTAACGTCTAGATTCATTGGTTACTGAAGTGCAAAGCGCAGATACGCCTCACAGTTTGCCGGTAGCCTCTCGGCGACCGTATCGCTATACGTGTCGTAAAAGGCGTGATGCCCTATATAGTCAGCTCGTGCGAAAGCGGCTAGCCCCTCGTAAGGTGTAAGGAAAGTCGCTAGCGTATGCTTTTGCGATCCGCCCTCGCAGAAGTTTGCCTCAGCACTACCACAAGAGACAGCGACACCCAGCTGGCGACCCACCCATGCGTCGCCCCCTTCGCCGAAGGCCCAGCCCTCGCCAAAGACCTCGTCAGTCCACTGCTTCAGGATGGCCGGAGCGGAGTACCAGTAGAGGGGGAATTGTAGTATCACACGATCGTGACGCTCCACGAGCGCACGCTCATGCGCCACGTCTATGGGCGTCCCTGCAGGGTAAGCGTCACAGAGGCTATGTATCGTAGCGTGTCCCGTGAGTGCCTCCATCCAAGCTTTGTTGATGACAGAGTGCTCCAAGTCGGGATGCGCTACGATGATCAGCGTGTTATGTCTCTCCATATTCACTTAGAAAGTAAAGCCAGCACCGAGGTAGAAGGAGGTATTGCGCATAGCCTTCTGACCAAACTTCTCTAGCTTAGGATCATTCTTCTCAAGCTTCAGCTCATCGACGAAGCCCATGTCAGCGCCTAGCATACCATACCACGAGCCGAAGGTTACCTTAGCCTTAGCACCCAGACCGATGTCGTAGCGCTTGAGCTTGGCACCATCCATCCCGAGGATGCCGTCCTTGTAGACGTTGTAAGTCTTCTGGATATCGTCTAGGATTTTACCCTGGCTTACGGTAGCTCCCAGTGCGTAGGCGAAGTAAGGACCAGCCTCTACGGAAGCACCGATAGTAGGCGTCAAGTTCAGACGTACACCCACATTTATGGGGATCTGCATGTAGTGGCTGTAAATCTTTATGTCGCCCTCACCCTTTGGAGAGAGGAAAGTATATTGATTTCCCTTCATCGCAAAGGTCAGTCCTGAGCCGATGTACATCATCTTGCCCACATTGACGTCTACTCCAGCGCCTAGGCGGTAGCCAACGAAAAGCTTGTTTTCAGAGACATCCTGAAGCGTCTTAGCATGCGAAAGGTTAAAGAGTGGAGCTGCGTCAACGTAGATACGCAGAGGCATCTGAGCCTGAGCTGTGCCACCGAGCGCGCAGAGTGCTACGAGAGAAAGTAGTAGTGTACGTAGTCTTGTCATAGTAATATCTGTATAAGGTAAAGTTGTAATTACTCCTCAAAAGTACAACAATCTTGCGAGATGAGCCGGTTCGAGCGTCCGTGCGTCCCTGCGGGCTACTCGTGGGGTGCTAGTCAACGTGTATCACATAGCGATCCTTGCGGGGTGCTGGCTCGGGACTCTCATCTGGGTAGCCGATGATGCAGCAGGCGACACCCACGAGGTCTCCCTCCAGTCCCCACTCCTTGAGAAGTGCTTGACCCTCCTCCAGCTCGAAGATCCCCTTAGCCGCATTGATCCAGCAAGTGCCGAGACCGAGCGCGTGAGCTGCGTTCTGCATGTTGCCTACCACCAGAGCGCCATCTTGTAGGTAATTGCTCGATAGCGACTTGTCCGCCAGCACGACGAAGACCGCTGGAGCACCGTAAAACTGATCCTCCTCTCCACCGCGAGCTTTGTTAGCCAGCTGCGAGAGCTGGTTGCGCACAGTACGATTGGTCACAGCCACGATCGTGACAGACTGCTTGCCCATCGCCGAGGGCGCATAGGTGCCCGCCTCGAGTACCTTGTCTAGGAGCTCCTGAGACGGTAGTTCAGGCTTATACTTACGTATACTCCTGCGTGTTAGGAAGATGTCCATTTTCTCTTGAGTTGTCATACGCATAGTCTCTTCTGTAGTATTTGATTGATCTGTTGTTGTAGCCTTCTGACAAGCGACAGCTCCCACGAGGAGCAGTATCATCGTCATCGTCATCGGCATCCATTTACGTAGCATAGTCGGTTAGTCTCGATTCGTTAGTATATAAGCCCTTTATAAGCCCTTGCCTCTTGCGGCAAAAGCCCTCTACCCACAAATATACGAAAAGCTCTCCACAGCAGAAGCTCCCCACCCACCCGCCCCGCTCCCGCTCCAGACCGCCCCCTCTAGTCGTCCAGGGCTTTGCCCCTCCGACTGGGGGTTGGCTCGTTACAATAATTTAGATCTGACTACACATCGATACGGGGCTGTGTCGGGAAAAAAGTGATTTCCACGTGGATATTTCAAAATCTCCACGTGGAGAATAAAAAATTCTTCGGAGGAATGAAATGAAACTTCGGAAGAATGAAATGAAACTTCGGAAGAAATGAATCACGCCCACGTGGAAAAAGAAAAATATCCACGTGGAGATTTGAGATTTTCCACGTGGATATTCGAGAAAGGAGGGAATCGGACGAATTTCCCTGTAAAGAGATGTAAATAGAGATTAGAGGTTAGAGGGTAGAGATCAGAGGTTAGAGGGTAGGGGAGAGACATTATATACAATGAGCTTAGCTATGATCGCTTGTCCCTACGAATCGCTACTCGTGTGGCGGGGACTGGGCTGGCGAGATCGATGGAGTATAAATGGAGACTGTTGCAAAAGTCAACAGTCTCACAATCTTGCTTGCAAGATTGTCCTGACTTTGCAGAAAGGATGAAGCGCAAGGCGCTGAGGGTGAGGTCTGAAGGGAGCATACCTCCGTATGTGACCGAAGCCGAATCCCGAAAGCAACACAGCGATTCGCCTTTATGCAACAGTCTCAAACGCAGGGCTCGGACGCACCGACTGGTGTGTCCGAGCCCTGTTCGTGTCGAGCAGCACGGCGGGGATGCCGTGCGCGGGGTGTTGTGAGAGGCGCGTGGGGTGTTGCGCGGTGCGACTACAATTGCTTGAGTACCTTCACGAGATGCTCACCGATGTTGATGGTGTAGCCCTGCTGGATGTAGACGACTCGATTGAATGTGTCGCAGATGAGGAAGATGGGTAGCGAACTGGAGGTGAGCTTCATCTCCTCGCGGATCTCCTTGAGTATAGCACCCTCTGAGTCTATGCCCCAGACTACCTGAGCGGGTAGGTCGAAGCCTTCGTCGACAAATCGTGTAGCGGCGTCTTGGCTCTCAAAGAGTAGTACGACCGACTGGCTCCACTCCTCGAGAGAGGACTTATAGATGGCGATGTCTCGTAGCGTATGATTGCTCGGCTCGTGATTTGGCGCGATCAAGCCTAAGATGTAGTAGCCACGTCCGGTGGTCGAGATGAGGCTCTTGGTGGTCTGTGTGGCGAGGTCGTAGTAGAGGTTCTCCGCATTAAAGCTGCCGATGACCTGTACCCCCTCATTGCTCTCTCGCATGGTGAGCTGTACGGTCGTGGTCTCCCCACGCTTGATCTCAAAAACTTCGCTATGGGTGAGCACGGCACCGCTGGCCATACGTGTGCCAGTGGTCAGGAGATAGCGGCCCTCGTCTAGGGTGATGCCCTGGGCAAAGTCACGACTCCAGGTAGCCTCCTCGTCGAAGGTCAGTAGCGAGGTCTTGCCATCGACGATGCGACTGATGGTAAAGTGCGCATAGTACTTAGGATCGCTGATATACTTCGAGGGGGTATAGCTTAATAGGAGTGTACCCTGAGGGGCGGTGGCTATGGGGCTAGCTTGGTCGTGCCAGAGGACGTCGACCCAGTGATCGTCTGTGTAATACTGCAGCTTGCCATTGATCTCGTTGATGCGTGCGGGCCATCCGAGACTACGGGCTGCTGCTACGAAGAAGATGTTTCTGCCTAGCTCATCGGTCTGTCGCTCGCGGTAGACGCTCATGGGCTGCATTCTGAGGCGCTGCGGGTTCTGGTCCGTTACGAGCTTAATATTGGCGAGCGTCCAGTCGATCAGCTCTTGTGGTGAGCGGAGGGCTGCTAGCTGCTCACGGAGGAAGTGCTTGTACGGTGTGAGCCACTCCAGCTCTACGCGGGGATTGAGGACGTACTTGCAGTAGATCTCCGACTGATTGGTCTCGGCAGTCTCACTGTCTTGTAGGACTTCGAGGGCGATGTCTCGCAGATCTTTCTTCGTTAGGACGGAGAGGAGCTTCTCGGCCATCTCTTTGTTGCCTGCTTGTGCTATGAATTGCTGAATGGTGGCGTGATTGCCTCGTGACTCATCGACCATCGTCGCCTCGTAGGCTTGCCGGATGCTATCCTCGTAAGCTAGACGCTCGTTGTTGACGCGTCGCATCTCTTCGGAGACTGGAGGCAGGGAGCCTGATATGCTAGGCGGTGTAAGGGTTTCGTCAAGAATCTTCGGCAGGCTCTCGGACGATAGGATCACGGTCTCCACGGGCTTGGCACCGAAGGTGACTTTCTTCAGGGCTATGGCGCCGTCCTTTTCGACCCACACCATCATATCCCCGCGCCCAGCCGTGAGTTTGGCTCTTCCTAAGGCGTCGGTAAACTTAGAGGCTACGGTGAAGTACTCGGCATAGTTGTACAGCTTGAAGTCTACGCGGGCATTGGCTACTGGCTCGCCCGCAGGCGTCTTCACCTCGATGGTGAGGTCGGAGCTGGGGGCGTAGTGGTCGATCACATTGATCTCGGTGAAGAAGGACGTCTGGCGGATCACTTCTTCGGGTCCGTCGTACGCTCCAAACACTTTGGTGTGCATGAGCATACCGCGCGAAGCACTCTCGTTGAACCACCCTAAGTTGAGCACAGGCTCAGGCTCGCAGGCACCTAAGAAGTACCACTGGCCATCGACCCACGCCTCGACCCACGCATGATTATCGTCCGTATGCGCCCAGCGGGGCGTGTAGACCTGCCTGGCGGGGATACCCACAGAGCGGAGCGCCGCGACGAGCAGTGTGCTCTCCTCGCCACACCGTCCGTAAGCTGTACAGACGGTCGCTAGTGGGCTACTGGTGCGGGCGTCTGTGGGGCGGTAGGTGACCTTCTCGTGGCACCAGTGGTTGACCTCTAGCACAGCGTCGTACATAGACATGCGGCTGACACGATCTTTGAGCTCTTTGTAGAAGACCTCTCGGCTATTGTCCAGGTTCTCATTATT
The sequence above is a segment of the Porphyromonas vaginalis genome. Coding sequences within it:
- the menA gene encoding 1,4-dihydroxy-2-naphthoate octaprenyltransferase; amino-acid sequence: MTLKQFISVSRPYSWPASLAPIAAAIALAWLQGGSNWLIATLCLVVGLSAQSFSNCCNDYYDFKRGADGAGRVGFSRPLASGQLRERDIIGVALFWGLIAAVAGVTLCLQTNPWLLLLGGLIILFAWMYTGGPFPLAYLGLGDVAVMTFYGWVAVMTTYYLLTGAVTTQSFLVATAMGAVAVNILVVNNYRDYEEDRKNNKRTSIVRLGQEFAPKFYLANILLAWLLSIVAFKGNIWGIVLLLPYLLYALSVYRQMIHVTGSQLNAVLRRTSMGVVLLAVVHIAAYLIDGLLL
- a CDS encoding aspartate kinase yields the protein MIVLKFGGTSVGSPDRIRSVAHLVASIPGRKTLVLSAMAGTTNDLVTLTELITSGERDRATRHVEMLRSRYIDNVVPELFAGHELHQQLAEEALTPILDSLLLQTLNEAFTHNDEKQILACGEMMCTALMALTLQLYEGITPHKLLALDFMRITHEGRPDIEYIAQRLRPMVEEVRDAEALFLTEGYICRNAFGEVDNLRRGGSDYSATLIGEAVQAEEIQIWTDIDGLHNNDPRVVNMTSPVRRLSFGEAAELARCGAKILHPACIEPARRAGIPVRLLNTLDPSAPGTLISHVTNRDMIKAISAKDGMCVVTLLLKHLSNSDVSTGQFLVTLTEAMHRLHIEPDILMASGDGYVIVAEEDSEAISTLIEEMTPWAEGSVQSDLSILAIVGDMGWHRIGFEARILEAVDDVAVRLICYGTSGNSIDLVIATEEKKRAMIYLSDHLFAHLRTPGPEVL
- a CDS encoding cell division ATP-binding protein FtsE, with amino-acid sequence MSTIIDLQGVTVSRNEHELLRDVTLSLEAGDFAYLTGPVGSGKSSLLEILYGELAPKGGVAKVLDYNLHRMSVRQRQALRRSLGIVFQSQAQLLYNYTVQGNLDFVLRAVGVKKREQRATRIEEALAQVGMEGKHYKYPHELSGGEAERICIARALVVRPRLILLDEPTTGLDSETSLLIGQLIQSLAKEGVAVLMSTHNETLIQELPATRYHIDLESRTLERIDLPPTLEEIEEPSTDPIEVAL
- a CDS encoding NAD(P)H-dependent oxidoreductase → MERHNTLIIVAHPDLEHSVINKAWMEALTGHATIHSLCDAYPAGTPIDVAHERALVERHDRVILQFPLYWYSAPAILKQWTDEVFGEGWAFGEGGDAWVGRQLGVAVSCGSAEANFCEGGSQKHTLATFLTPYEGLAAFARADYIGHHAFYDTYSDTVAERLPANCEAYLRFALQ
- a CDS encoding outer membrane beta-barrel protein; the protein is MTRLRTLLLSLVALCALGGTAQAQMPLRIYVDAAPLFNLSHAKTLQDVSENKLFVGYRLGAGVDVNVGKMMYIGSGLTFAMKGNQYTFLSPKGEGDIKIYSHYMQIPINVGVRLNLTPTIGASVEAGPYFAYALGATVSQGKILDDIQKTYNVYKDGILGMDGAKLKRYDIGLGAKAKVTFGSWYGMLGADMGFVDELKLEKNDPKLEKFGQKAMRNTSFYLGAGFTF
- a CDS encoding nitroreductase family protein gives rise to the protein MLRKWMPMTMTMILLLVGAVACQKATTTDQSNTTEETMRMTTQEKMDIFLTRRSIRKYKPELPSQELLDKVLEAGTYAPSAMGKQSVTIVAVTNRTVRNQLSQLANKARGGEEDQFYGAPAVFVVLADKSLSSNYLQDGALVVGNMQNAAHALGLGTCWINAAKGIFELEEGQALLKEWGLEGDLVGVACCIIGYPDESPEPAPRKDRYVIHVD
- a CDS encoding transglutaminase domain-containing protein gives rise to the protein MTRKALLYLITVMLLSGSLALAQTKPTATSTSSDQVEQYLDFLYQYLPLTDRYDYSRAFYEHNVRLSLQTRQEMPWGKQIPEREFRHFVLPIRVNNENLDNSREVFYKELKDRVSRMSMYDAVLEVNHWCHEKVTYRPTDARTSSPLATVCTAYGRCGEESTLLVAALRSVGIPARQVYTPRWAHTDDNHAWVEAWVDGQWYFLGACEPEPVLNLGWFNESASRGMLMHTKVFGAYDGPEEVIRQTSFFTEINVIDHYAPSSDLTIEVKTPAGEPVANARVDFKLYNYAEYFTVASKFTDALGRAKLTAGRGDMMVWVEKDGAIALKKVTFGAKPVETVILSSESLPKILDETLTPPSISGSLPPVSEEMRRVNNERLAYEDSIRQAYEATMVDESRGNHATIQQFIAQAGNKEMAEKLLSVLTKKDLRDIALEVLQDSETAETNQSEIYCKYVLNPRVELEWLTPYKHFLREQLAALRSPQELIDWTLANIKLVTDQNPQRLRMQPMSVYRERQTDELGRNIFFVAAARSLGWPARINEINGKLQYYTDDHWVDVLWHDQASPIATAPQGTLLLSYTPSKYISDPKYYAHFTISRIVDGKTSLLTFDEEATWSRDFAQGITLDEGRYLLTTGTRMASGAVLTHSEVFEIKRGETTTVQLTMRESNEGVQVIGSFNAENLYYDLATQTTKSLISTTGRGYYILGLIAPNHEPSNHTLRDIAIYKSSLEEWSQSVVLLFESQDAATRFVDEGFDLPAQVVWGIDSEGAILKEIREEMKLTSSSLPIFLICDTFNRVVYIQQGYTINIGEHLVKVLKQL